A section of the Xiphias gladius isolate SHS-SW01 ecotype Sanya breed wild chromosome 10, ASM1685928v1, whole genome shotgun sequence genome encodes:
- the nipal3 gene encoding NIPA-like protein 3 — MDISSAVGGSYTDNLIGTLLAIFGNVLVSISLSIQKYSHVTLAGTKDLRAFYRTKTWWCGFVLTCLGEGANFVSYAFAPLALVAPLNAVSILTSSILGLLFLREKSKPKDFAKRYGLSFLGCVLTIGGTYLFVAFGPNSHEKLKAENIVKHIVGWPVLLYLLLEIITFCLLLYFYKQHSANYLVIILLMVALLGSVTVITVKAVSGMLVLTAEGTMQLDSPIFSVMFVCMVASVVFQARFLSQACKLYDSSLIASVNYILSTFFAVVAGAVFYLEFKNEDVLHICMFLLGSALCFLGVFLITKNRKKTKTFEPYVTMDMTNGVPTIHDKGLVVQPDFNGSYSYGALVNNDGVAPVTLPVNLEQQPVSSLPDLKKD, encoded by the exons ATGGATATCAGCAGTGCCGTCGGAGGCTCCTACACG GACAATCTCATCGGGACTTTACTTgctatttttggaaatgtgctCGTCAGCATCTCCCTAAGTATTCAG AAATACAGCCATGTGACGTTAGCAGGAACAAAGGACCTGCGTGCCTTCTACCGCACTAAAACCTGGTGGTGTGGTTTTGTACTGACCTGTCTTGGGGAGGGAGCAAACTTTGTCTCTTATGCCTTTGCCCCCCTCGCTCTCGTAGCACCCCTTAATGCCGTGTCTATCTTGA caagCTCAATTTTGGGTCTTCTTTTTCTGCGCGAGAAATCTAAGCCAAAGGACTTTGCAA AGCGCTACGGGCTGTCCTTCCTGGGCTGTGTCCTAACCATAGGAGGAACCTACCTCTTTGTAGCGTTTGGACCAAACTCTCATGAAAAACTCAAAGCGGAGAACATTGTGAAGCACATTGTAGGATGGCCTGTTCTCTTGTATCTG CTCCTGGAGATTATCACGTTCTGCCTGCTGTTATACTTCTATAAACAACACAGTGCTAACTACCTCGTTATTATTCTGCTAATGGTCGCTCTACTGG GCTCTGTCACGGTCATCACAGTGAAGGCAGTGTCAGGCATGTTAGTACTCACCGCTGAGGGCACCATGCAGCTTGACTCCCCGATCTTCAgtgtcatgtttgtgtgcatggtGGCTTCAGTGGTCTTCCAAGCCAG ATTTCTCTCCCAAGCTTGTAAGCTGTATGACTCTTCTCTGATTGCCAGTGTCAACTACATCCTCTCCACTTTCTTTGCTGTGGTAGCTG GAGCTGTGTTTTACTTAGAGTTTAAGAATGAAGATGTCCTTCacatctgcatgtttttgttggG GTCTGCATTGTGTTTCCTGGGGGTCTTTCTCATCACCAAGAACAGGAAAAAGACCAAGACCTTTGAGCCATATGTCACTATGGATATGACTAATG GTGTCCCAACTATTCATGACAAGGGCCTGGTGGTTCAGCCAGACTTCAATGGTTCTTACTCCTACGGGGCTCTGGTCAACAACGATGGAGTGGCTCCTGTGACTCTACCAGTCAACCTGGAACAGCAGCCAGTCAGCAGCCTACCTGACCTGAAGAAAGATTAG
- the grhl3 gene encoding grainyhead-like protein 3 homolog, whose amino-acid sequence MTKETETLGLVFQSENFNYSHYTNYIMDSWSYLEGPVPELNHSKPRLHPGDDLAALTMLYEQCKSQKDQKNAACSRGNNINKITERTPTSTNELVSLEASANVMKMLSESIPTSHPQEVLGSKQTTSLPISVPTTSDTYTTLTSVVADTYDKQELNIIFDSLLQKWPEPSAFPDPSNEALPYSDPFPEDQPSPVYSGSYTASPPERFRSEFQFSLGAPLASPYKSSELPMVYLNKGQFYPITLHGVDSSACLTATKVKTVVMAVFENDKSPEMQLRFWNHWHARQPTVKQRVIDIADYKEVFSGISNVEEVAFNALSFVWNPSEEAKVYIGINSLSTDFSSQKGVKGLPLNLQIDTYDFSSGTNQLIHRAACQVKIFCDKGAERKMRDEERKKSKRRGKNTNDANTNKSLVTSSMGSESTFFQTMDDHVTQPVLFIPETHLSSLQRMAAPMDEIERSTLKRLYPERDQNSSPPSKQARREDPQRVLLYVRTGAEEVFDALMLSTPTLSGLRDAISEKYGVPKDTVGKIYKKCKRGIFVNMDDNIVEHYTNQSAFLIELSEVISGQFQVTLIEV is encoded by the exons ATGACCAAAGAGACTGA GACTCTGGGACTGGTTTTTCAGAGCGAGAACTTCAACTATAGCCATTATACAAACTACATCATGGACTCCTGGTCCTACCTGGAGGGCCCCGTCCCTGAGCTGAACCACTCCAAACCCAGACTCCACCCTGGAGACGACCTGGCAGCACTGACCATGCTCTATGAACAGTGCAAG agcCAGAAAGACCAGAAGAATGCTGCCTGCAGCCGTGGcaataacatcaacaaaataacagagAG GACTCCAACCAGTACCAATGAGCTGGTTTCCCTGGAGGCGTCCGCTAACGTTATGAAGATGCTCTCTGAGAGCATTCCCACAAGCCATCCCCAGGAAGTTTTGGGATCCAAACAAACCACCTCCCTGCCCATCTCTGTTCCCACCACCTCAGACACCTACACAACCTTGACCAGTGTGGTGGCTGACACTTACGACAAACAGGAGCTCAATATCATCTTTGACTCCCTGCTGCAGAAGTGGCCAGAGCCCAGTGCTTTCCCCGACCCCAGCAATGAG GCTCTTCCTTACAGCGATCCCTTCCCTGAGGACCAACCCAGCCCCGTCTACTCTGGCTCCTACACTGCCTCCCCACCAGAGAGATTCAGGAGTGAGTTCCAGTTTTCCCTGGGAGCTCCCCTGGCTTCCCCTTACAAATCCAGCGAGCTGCCCATGGTCTACCTGAACAAGGGACAGTTCTACCCCATCACTCTCCACGGAGTGGACAGCAGTGCCTGCCTCACTGCCACCAAAGTCAAA ACAGTAGTGATGGCTGTGTTTGAGAATGACAAGAGCCCAGAAATGCAGCTCCGCTTTTGGAACCACTGGCATGCACGGCAGCCAACTGTCAAGCAGAGGGTCATAGATATTG cgGACTACAAAGAAGTGTTCAGCGGCATTAGCAACGTAGAGGAGGTGGCTTTCAATGCTCTCTCCTTTGTGTGGAACCCCAGTGAAGAAGCCAAG GTGTACATTGGCATCAACTCCCTGAGCACTGACTTCTCCTCTCAGAAGGGGGTGAAAGGCCTGCCTTTAAACCTACAGATTGACACTTACGACTTCAGCTCAGGAACCAACCAGCTCATACACAGAGCTGCTTGCCAGGTCAAGATTTTCTGTGATAAG GGTGCGGAGAGGAAGATGCGCGacgaggagaggaagaagagcaagaggaggggaaagaacACTAATGATGCTAACA CCAACAAGTCTTTGGTGACCAGCTCCATGGGCAGTGAGTCTACCTTCTTCCAGACTATGGATGACCACGTCACCCAGCCAGTTCTCTTTATTCCAGAAACACACCTCTCCAGCTTACAGCGCATG gCCGCTCCCATGGACGAGATCGAAAG GAGTACTCTGAAAAGGTTGTATCCAGAGAGAGACCAGAACAGCTCTCCACCCAGCAAGCAAGCCCGAAGAGAAGACCCGCAGAGAG tTCTGTTGTACGTTCGGACAGGCGCAGAGGAGGTGTTTGATGCGCTCATGCTGAGCACGCCAACGCTGTCAGGCCTACGAGACGCT aTTTCAGAAAAGTACGGTGTGCCAAAAGACACCGTTGGGAAAATCTACAAAAAATGCAAGAGAGG GATTTTCGTCAACATGGACGATAACATCGTTGAACACTACACCAACCAGTCGGCCTTCCTCATTGAGCTGTCAGAGGTGATCTCCGGCCAGTTCCAGGTCACTCTCATTGAAGTATGA
- the cldn23l gene encoding claudin-23 — protein MMHTPASMVMGIVFAPLGLVLVFTAAITPQWREGQARLGMTGPGSLLRSGVKGQGTGVRSGSVAALLLLRSDGLWESCLQVEHSELKQCWPVAGPYQRDPRVRLAQGLVLTSLFLCGAGIVLACIGVRCWTDLPLRGVAATGGLLVVMAGLLSLTALGVYTHNLGRLGLVDPSQGINNHRFPHLSLRPAGSLYFGWLGSCLQVLGGSALLFSFKRPRCLTCPSCPELPVCPACRSCPEITNKPDTDVYEVSC, from the coding sequence ATGATGCACACTCCAGCCTCCATGGTGATGGGGATTGTGTTTGCCCCTTTGGGATTGGTCCTTGTCTTCACTGCCGCAATCACCCCTCAGTGGAGGGAGGGACAGGCACGTCTGGGCATGACAGGGCCGGGGTCACTTCTTCGGTCAGGAGTCAAAGGTCAAGGGACGGGGGTCAGGTCTGGGTCAGTGGCGGCTCTGCTTTTGCTGCGCTCTGATGGACTCTGGGAGAGCTGCCTGCAGGTGGAGCACTCCGAGCTGAAGCAGTGCTGGCCTGTAGCGGGTCCATACCAGAGAGACCCACGGGTTCGCCTAGCGCAAGGTTTGGTCCTGACCTCCTTGTTCCTGTGTGGCGCCGGTATTGTCCTGGCTTGTATTGGAGTCCGGTGCTGGACAGATCTACCTCTGAGAGGTGTGGCAGCCACTGGTGGACTCCTGGTGGTGATGGCCGGGCTGCTGAGCCTGACAGCCCTTGGCGTGTACACCCACAACCTTGGGAGACTGGGGTTGGTAGATCCTAGTCAAGGGATCAATAACCACAGGTTCCCCCACCTCAGCCTGCGCCCAGCCGGCTCGCTCTACTTTGGATGGCTGGGTTCCTGTTTACAAGTGCTGGGGGGCAGTGCGCTGCTGTTCAGCTTCAAACGACCAAGATGTCTGACCTGCCCGTCCTGCCCAGAGCTGCCTGTCTGCCCTGCGTGCCGCTCGTGTCCAGAGATTACCAACAAGCCAGACACAGATGTATATGAGGTCAGCTGTTAG